In one Cryptococcus deuterogattii R265 chromosome 11, complete sequence genomic region, the following are encoded:
- a CDS encoding 5' flap endonuclease, with protein sequence MGIKGLLQWVKKTHPEVIKAFPKRWADPKFHGRRVAIDATLLTNRFHFACRGGPLEGYGEVIAWYNLVSEMRAYGVIPVAVWDQRGVREWKSAEARRRLTIRAAHLARRNHEFARSARVHLLREAIIDFFQLPSEEQDAVRAHWKATKFTFVTTGQKDALDGNRIPAGGALTPPESPRTEKVERGALEGLQGNQDEKLKVVQGEDRALTAENNEQTKQKTTAERIASSLTERDTISINRITSTIDTFSYLVQAYRDAYRTPVPSSKSKPYTSLPGFDPSQDLTPLEEELEQWTTANRQELGLDEWKKGVEKLDEKLEDLVPLENFTETRRQLDLTREEGEIINLVLSPPLRSDDYPTPPPSPPFQVTSKLSLSSDALLRLDALIATLPSVLSIYKRALDIPSPADHLNCQHLLELLRVPILHAPIPFEAEGLASSLCLSGLADYVGTEDSDVLGYSAKLLRNVSSSRKPLEVVDGEDVRQAVELEKEQWVDWVVLLGTDASNNIPKIGPVNSLRFIKEYHSIENILGAKPELVDRLNALHPVGAPLGAEEWMKGVEAGRKLFKELPPTPTSAEWEELWTGAGVTEEKDDNVVQQWLEEKFGAKLVELEDADIYPLEGSENEVGDESESENENETDVERL encoded by the exons ATGGGAATTAAGGGCCTTCTACAATGGGTTAAGAAGACACA TCCCGAGGTGATCAAGGCCTTTCCCAAACGATGGGCAGATCCGAAATTCCACGGTAGACGAGTTGCTAT AGATGCGACGTTACTCACAAATCGGTTCCATTTTGCTTGCAGGGGAGGCCCTTTGGAGGGTTACGGCGAAGTGATAGCCTGGTACAA TCTCGTGTCAGAGATGAGAGCCTACGGTGTCATTCCGGTGGCCGTATGGGACCAACGAGGCGTAAGAGAATGGAAATCTGCCGAG GCTCGCCGTCGTCTCACCATCCGTGCCGCCCACCTAGCTCGACGTAATCACGAATTCGCCCGCTCCGCTCGCGTACACCTCCTTCGCGAAGCCATCATCGACTTTTTTCAACTCCCGTCCGAAGAACAAGATGCTGTGCGGGCTCATTGGAAAGCTACAAAGTTTACCTTCGTGACTACAGGTCAGAAAGATGCCCTAGACGGGAATCGAATCCCAGCGGGAGGGGCGTTGACGCCGCCTGAAAGTCCGAGGACGGAGAAAGTAGAGAGAGGGGCGCTGGAGGGGCTGCAGGGGAATCAAGAcgagaagctcaaggttGTGCAGGGCGAGGACCGTGCGTTAACTGCGGAAAATAATGAACAGACGAAACAGAAAACCACAGCTGAGAGAATCGCTTCAAGCCTTACTGAGCGCGAtaccatctccatcaatCGCATAACCTCTACTATCGATACATTCTCCTATCTTGTCCAAGCCTACCGCGACGCTTATCGTACACCTGttccctcctccaaatccaaacCGTACACCAGCTTACCAGGATTCGATCCCTCACAAGACCTAACCCCgctcgaagaagaacttgaaCAATGGACGACCGCTAACCGGCAAGAGCTTGGCTTGGACGAATGGAAAAAGGGTGTAGAAAAGTTGGATgagaagctggaagacCTTGTGCCATTGGAGAATTTTACGGAGACTCGAAGGCAGCTCGACTTGACCCgtgaggaaggcgagatCATCAACCTCGTTTTATCGCCACCCCTCCGATCCGACGATTACCCCACACCcccgccttctcctcccttccaaGTAACATCAAAactctctctttcatcGGACGCGCTCCTCCGCCTCGATGCCCTCATCGCCACTCTCCCCTCCGTCCTTTCCATCTATAAGCGCGCCCTCGACATCCCATCTCCCGCCGATCACCTCAACTGCCAGCATCTCCTCGAACTCCTCCGTgttcccatccttcacgCACCCATCCCCTTTGAAGCGGAAGGTCTCGCATCGTCTCTCTGTCTCTCTGGTCTAGCAGATTATGTTGGTACAGAGGACAGTGATGTGCTTGGATACAGCGCTAAGCTACTGCGAAACGTCTCCAGCTCGCGAAAACCGTTAGAGGTcgttgatggagaagatgtaaGGCAAGCGGTTGAACTAGAGAAAGAACAATGGGTGGATTGGGTAGTGTTGCTCGGTACAGATGCGTCGAATAATATACCTAAGATTGGGCCGGTAAACTCCCTTCGGTTTATAAAGGAATATCACTCCATCGAAAACATACTGGGAGCGAAACCGGAACTGGTCGATAGGCTGAATGCCCTGCACCCTGTGGGAGCGCCACTAGGAGCAGAGGAGTGGATGAAAGGTGTAGAAGCTGGAAGGAAACTGTTTAAGGAGTTACCGCCGACTCCTACATCTGCTGAGTGGGAGGAGCTCTGGACTGGGGCCGGGGTGAccgaagagaaggatgataaTGTTGTGCAACAATGGCTTGAAGAAAAGTTTGGTGCCAAACTTGtagagctggaagatgcGGATATCTACCCGCTGGAAGGCAGCGAAAATGAagttggagatgagagcGAAAGCGAAAATGAGAACGAAACTGATGTTGAAAGGTTATGA
- a CDS encoding nitric oxide dioxygenase, with protein sequence MDAKKATIAVIALAAAVTAYKVMSATQEKKNTEAVCPATGQKLAGSTGCPFSSGMPLPDPAHRCDPNSIQEEYKVPDVPPLTEAQKDIIKSTAPILEKHGVTITTHFYKNMIRAHPDLKDVFSESAQKLGHQPAALAAAVYAYALNIHDLTPIIPVVERIAHKHTSLHITANLYGIVGKHLIQAIVDILGDAVTPEIGDAWYNGYWNLALIFINRERQLYDSAIEAGGWEGWRQFKVAKRVKESHEITSFYLKPVDDSKPLPKFKPGQYIGVQIDIPALGHKQARQYSLSDAPNGEYFRISVKREDGVAVPTVANPEVPVHPGWMSNVLHKDYQEGSIINVASPYGDFYYAPSSSSPTAPLILLSAGVGQTPVMSMLNDQLVKNNEPDTPVKPITYITVARSPKVRAFKEHVKKLSDVHENVKSRIFYSRPTDDVVEGKDYDFKGRMDLDKVKEDLYLGDETAEYYICGPSKFMLSTRDKLQSFGVDPSRIHYELFEAGNLAV encoded by the exons ATGGACGCCAAGAAGGCTACTATTGCTGTTATTGCCCTTGCTGCCGCTGTTACCGCCTACAAAGTTATGAGCGCTActcaagagaagaagaacaccGAGGCTGTCTGCCCTGCCACCGGTCAGAAGCTTGCTGGGTCTACCGGATGCCCCTTCAGCTC AGGCATGCCTTTGCCTGACCCTGCCCACCGATGCGACCCAAACTCTATCCAGGAAGAGTACAAGGTCCCTGATGTGCCTCCTCTTACCGAGGCGCAGAAGGACATCATCAAGTCTACTGCTCCTATCCTCGAGAAGCATGGTGTTACCATCACTACTCATTTCT ACAAGAACATGATTCGTGCCCACCCCGACTTGAAAGATGTCTTCTCAGAGAGCGCTCAAAAACTTGGCCACCAGCCTGCCGCCCTTGCCGCCGCTGTTTATGCGTACGCTTTGAACATCCACGACCTCACTCCTATTATCCCTGTCGTCGAGCGAATCGCCCACAAGCACACTTCTCTCCATATTACTGCCAATCTGTATGGTATTGTCGGCAAGCACTTGATCCAGGCTATTGTTGACATTCTCGGTGACGCCGTGACACCCGAGATTGGTGATGCTTGGTACAATGGTTATTGGAACTTGGCTCTT ATCTTCATTAATCGGGAGCGTCAACTTTACGATTCTGCTATTGAAGCCGGTGGctgggaaggatggaggcAATTCAAGGTCGCCAAGCGAGTCAAGGAGTCCCACGAGATCACCAGCTTCTACCTCAAGCCTGTAGACGACTCTAAGCCTTTGCCCAAATTTAAGCCTGGTCAGTATATTGGTGTTCAGATTGATATTCCTGCTTTAGGCCACAAGCAAGCTAGACA GTATTCTCTCTCTGATGCTCCTAATGGAGAGTACTTCCGAATTTCTGTCAAGCGGGAAGACGGAGTTGCGGTACCTACAGTTGCTAACCCCGAAGTTCCTGTCCACCCTGGATG GATGAGCAACGTCCTTCACAAAGACTACCAGGAAGGCTCGATCATCAACGTCGCCTCGCCATACGGTGACTTCTACTAtgctccttcctcttcctcacccACCGCCCCGCTTATTCTCCTTTCTGCCGGTGTCGGTCAAACCCCCGTTATGTCCATGCTCAACGACCAGCTCGTCAAGAACAATGAGCCTGACACTCCTGTCAAGCCTATAACTTACATTACCGTTGCCAGGAGTCCCAAAGTGCGTGCGTTCAAGGAACATGTGAAAAAGCTCTCGGACGTGCATGAGAATGTGAAGAGCAGAATTTTCTACTCGAGACCGACAGACGACGTGGTAGAAGGGAAGGACTATGATTTcaagggaaggatggatCTTGATAAGGTCAAGGAGGACTTGTATTTGGGAGATGAGACGGCCGAGTACTA CATCTGCGGTCCTTCCAAGTTCATGCTGAGCACAAGGGACAAGCTCCAATCTTTCGGTGTCGACCCCTCTCGAATTCACTACGAGTTATTCGAAGCTGGTAATCTTGCTGTTTAG